The genome window GTTCCAGGTTTGGGGTGAGAGGCATTTGGATATGGTGGTGGAGTGTTTAAAGTGGTGTTTTACAATACTAGAGGGAATCCGATTGATAAGGTATGCTGCAGAGAGGACGGCTTCTCCCCAAAAAGATTGAGGCATATTGGCATCAAACAGAAAGGCATAAACTACTTCCAATAAATGtatgttctttctttcaaccactccattttgtTAGGGAGTGTAGGGGCATGAGTGTTGATAGATGATGCCATGATCTTGTAAGAACTGGTTAAGATCATGGTTGAAAAATTCTCCGTCATTTTCAAAATGAACAACCTGAAATCTGGCATGAAACTGAGTCTCCACAATTTGATGGAATTGTTGAAATTTGGAACTGACTTCCCCTTTAGTTTTGAGAAGGGAAACCCAAGTCATGCGTGTGCAATCATCTATAAACGTGACAAACCATCAAGCTCCCCTCAGAGTGGTCATTTTAGCAGAGCCCTAAACATTAGAATGAACAAGAGAAAACAGAACCAACAGAACCAAACTTTTATTTGAACTTAAGGGAAAAGGAACACGATGGCTCTTGGCTAGTTCACAAATGTCACACTTAAAACTAGAAATATCAAAACTGGTAAATAAGGATGGAAATAACTTCTATAAATATCCAAACAAAGCATGTCCAAGACGCCTATGTCATAACCATACTTCGGCAGTTTTCTTCTCAACACTAGCACCCCCAATCTTGAAAGCTTGACCGACTTTGACTTCACTGTCAGGTGCCAAGTCCAGGTAGTAGAGTTTGCCCCTCCTAGTACCATTACCAATCGTCTTGCTGCTAAGAATGTCCTGAAAAACACAATGAGTAGGCCAAAATTTTACAATGCAATTCAATGCCGTAGTAATTTGAAGGAACAGAACAGTTGCTGGATGATGAGGATGGCTTGTAGTAACTATAGCAGTGTTTGCCTATTTTGCCCAAGTGAAAACAACTAATTGGCTTGAAGTTGGATCACGATAAACTTTATATAACAGGACGGCAATCCTGCATCAGCGCAAAGAAATAAATACATGTCAAGCTAGAAAGTCAATTGCTAATTTTCCCCTGGCGTCATTAAAGTCCaagtaaaaattattttgacttGAATTGGTAAGCAAACAACTGCTGATTAAagcattttcaaatattaaagTCTCTGCTCTATTTTAGACCCAACAATTTGATCTGTAACCTTACCAGCAAATTAGAAATGGttgtccttcttcttcttctcttgtttCACTTAGCCCCTTGTGCAACCTCATTAAACTTCAATTTCTCCACCTTCCCAAATGGCATCAACACCCTATCTCTCGAGGGAGATGCTTTCGTCGACGGTGATTTCCTCCGACTCACCAAAAGCGCTGCTGACCAGGTGCAAGGCCAAAGCGTCGGTCGAGCCACCTACAGCCAACCCTTCCTCCTCCGTGACAACGCCACGGGAAAACTCGCCGACTTCACCACAAATTTCACATTCGCCATCGACTCGCTAGACAAAGCACCCTATGCAGATGGGCTCGCCTTCTTTTTGGCGTCAAACGGGTCTGTACTCAACAGCACAATAGGCAGAGGCGGCTCTCTTGGCCTCCCCGTCATAAACCCAGAAAAAAACGAGTCCACGAATCTGTACCCGTTTGTGGCAGTGGAGTTTGACATCTTTCATAATGCAAGGACGTCTATCGACGATCCCGCTGGCGATCATGTTGGTATTGATGTCAACTCTGTCAAGTCTAAGGTTACCAGGGCGTGGAATGGTAGTATTACACAGGGACGACTCAATAATGCTTGGATTCGTTACGATTCTGGATCAAAAAATCTTAGCGTTACATTTACTACTTATGAAAATGGTGTCCGGGTTAGAAGGTATTTTGATTACATGGTTGATGTGAATGACATTTTGCAAGGTTGGGTGATTGTTGGGTTCTCTGCTGCAACAGGTGCTAGGACTGCTCTGCACAAGATCAACTCATGGAGTTTCAATTCGACATCGCTGATTTATGAGAATGCAAAGAACAACACACCAGTAGCTCCTGAGCCAACCCCCAATGTTGAACCCAAGTCAGGAAATGGCATCAATATTGGACTAGTGGTTGGTCTAGTTGTTGGTGGGTGTGTTCTTTTGGTTGGTGGGTTTTATTTGGCTTGGTTCATTTTTTGGAAGAAGGGGGGAACAGGGGAAAGTAGCGACAATGATGAAGATCCTATGGTCAACGATCCGATTGATGACGAATTCGAAAAGGGGACAGGCCCGAAGAAGTTTTCGTACAAGATATTGGCTCAATCGACAAATGATTTTGACGAGGGAGAGAAGCTTGGAGAGGGAGGGTTTGGTGGGGTTTACAGAGGCTTCGTAAAAGATTTGAACTCATATGTTGCTGTTAAGAGGGTATCAAGTGGGTCTAGACAGGGGCTGAAGGAGTACGCAGCAGAAGTAAGGATCATCAGTCGACTTAGGCATCGAAATCTGGTGCAACTCATTGGTTGGTGCCACGAAAAGAGAGAACTCCTACTTGTTTACGAGTTCATGTCCAATGGAAGCTTAGATTCCCATTTGTTCAAAGGAAAAAGCTTGTTAGGTTGGGAGGCAAGGTACAGAATTGCTCAAGGCTTGGCGTCCGGATTGTTCTATCTACACGAAGAATGGGAACAATGTGTGTTGCACAGAGATATCAAATCCAGCAACATTATGTTGGATTCGAATTTCAACGCCAAACTGGGAGATTTCGGGTTGGCTCGACTTGTTGACCACGGGAAACAATCACACACCACTGTTCTGGCTGGAACCATGGGCTACATGGCTCCTGAATGTGTCACCACAGGAACGGCTAGCAAGGAAACAGATGTTTACAGTTTTGGAGTTGTTGCTTTGGAGATAGCTTGTGGGAGAAAACCCGTTGATCACAAGTGGGgaacaaataaaatcaacATGGTAGAGTGGGTTTGGGAGCTTTATGGACAAGGGAAAGTCATTGAAGCAGCTGACCCAAAATTGTGTGGGGATTTTGATGAGAAACAAATAGAGTGCTTGTTGATTGTTGGGTTGTGGTGTGCTCATCCAGATTACAAGATCAGGCCTTCAACACAACAAATAATTCAAGTGCTTAGCTTAGAAGTTGCACCGCCTATTCTTCCATCAAAGATGCCAGTAGCCAGCTACTTTTCTCCTCCGGTATCATTTAAAATCTTCTCCGGTGATGTTACTGGTTCTGAGAGAGGTCAAACAGAGTCTTTAAGTAATGGTTACAACACCAATTCATCACAGTTCATCTCATCTTCCGCTTCTAATTCTTCTCCATCAGCTTAACTTTTGTacacaaattaaatttatacTTAACAATTGTGTTGTACctatattcaaatttttttttggtaatttatatttatatttatatttgaattcttTAAGTAGATATGCACATAACTTGGCTATATACTAATTTCGTGTTTGGGTATTTGGATTAAAATTAATAGATAGTATAATGAAGAGACGATTTGCTCCTTTTTATCAAGCCATATATTCAGGTTGGATGCATATCTGTTTCTACTCTTGAGGTCTATAATTTATCAATTATATATAAGGGGACTTCCAGATTAGTTTACAATTCCAACCCTTCTCAATGATGCTCGTTTCATTGCACTTTTCTGAAGGGTATGTCAGATCATGAAAGTCCTCTCCATGAAAAGTTGTGGTTTGAATTGGTAAACAAGCACTACAAAAACAGAAGACAATAGTCACATTCTTAAAGCAACAAATAGATTTTGGTGACATTTGAATGAGTGGTCAATGGTTTTGCTTACTAGTACTATTAATTGTGACTAGTTATCTCACACTTTAAAGAATTGGTGACTATTGATTTAAATGTAgtaaatataaaatcatcTAACACTTAAACAGTAATTTtgcaatataatatttcaGGATAATCTTCTTTAGTACAAGTAATCCAGTTAAATACGTATAAAAAGCAGCAAAAAAACAATACGTATAGATAAACCCAattaacaaatataaaaaagaagactatttgattttggttcaataaacaaagaagaaaaagactaTTTTCACAGAAGCCaatgttaaaaagaaaataccatgGTTTTAGGCTGCGTCTCTAACCACAACAAACCCATCTCCATAATCTCACCTCTCCCTCCATCAAAATTGGACTTGTGGTTGGGTTGGttgtttggtgggttttgtttggtttggttcatTTTTTGGAAGAAGGAGGGAATAGGGGAATATggctttttatttaaaaatatatatatcgtacagccgagcggctatacttggttttttcttttctttttttaaatagtatagccgggcggctatacgctttctctctaagttttttttgaaaaaatcgTATAGCCGGTCGCTTTactgggtttttcttttttaattatttttaaaaaatagtatagcagcGCGGCTATACGTGATTTTTTTCCTTGTATAGCCGCGCAGCTGTACCGTTTTGACAAATGGCGCCTAGCGCTAATCGGGtggttttttaaataaatataaatagtatagccgtgcggcgaTACCcccttttcttaattttgttcaaaaaataGTACAGGCGAACGGCTGTACCCATTTTTATTAGTGTTGctcaaaaatagtatagccgcacggctttACTGGGTACTCGTTACATTTGAGGCAATTTCATCCAAATTGCCATAAACCAAGAACAAAACTTTTCACAATTGGCATCGAAATAAAGTTAAGGATCTATTTGGCTGCCGAGAAAGTTGTAGTTCCGAACattattagattttaaaaCAACAATTTGGTATTACTGGGATGGGTTGttttacatttttcataaagCAAAAACAATCATAAATCAAAGGGCACAAAACTgcactttgttttgtttgattggggattattttcttccattttcacATCAACCAAGCATAGCTGGTTTTGATATACAAAATAATCACAAATAGTTGGGAGTATTTTGGTACAGATAGAGTTGCCAAATGGGGAACTTGATTTCTCTGCATATTTTCTCGAGGTGGGCTGCAAActtcagtttctttttctagttTGCTTTTCAAGTTTTCAGGGAAAGGGGGACGATGGGTTTCGAGAGGGAAAAGGTTATGAGGACCAAATTTGCCCTCAAATTAGGTTACACGTGCGCCTCATGTCTGATTTTTAACAGCAATTTGGATTAAATTGACTTAAATCTTACGGTTGGTCTAAAATTCGCAATATAAATTAGTTCGGGTGCTAAAAGCatttccacccatttgccatggcaaaaggTAAGGGGAGGCAAGAGTTGGAATTAAGAACACCATATGATGGCGTTAGGTTCGCTTAGAAAAATTTCTTGTAAGCTACAAATCTTGACTTCACACATCATCACGCCTTCTACaggagttttttttattttttcaatgtgAAATATACGGTTGAATAAATTTGTCTATATTATCAGCGAACTATCTTTTGTTGTTTCCCTATGGATATGGTTTTACCTCTATTAGCCATTCAATGCAATGtctagatttttatttttattttttggagatAAAGAAGGGGCAAAGCCCCCAAGAAACAGACTACACGCACTGGTCTACACAGACTAGTCTAGAACGAACAATTCCAAGCAAATCATCAACAAGATAAGCACTTATCCAACTAGGGGCCTGCTCAAACACGCACAGCCCAAGATCCAGTTGATAACTCCAATTAGCCAATTAGTCAGCAACATCATTCTTCTCTCTAAAGGCACAACTAGGAAACTACTGCATAAGGTCACAACAGGTCCTAACCAAAGCAactaagagcatccacaatggacTCCCTAAAATACCTCTttaaacaaattttagggaggatttgaaaaaatacaactccaaccatgctccctaCCTCCTAAAATATGGAGAtctctaggagctcctaaatctgaggagagagaaatgacttctagtggctccctataatttaatgctgctttatttaatgagtatttcaaacctttaattaatgttaattattttttatatgattttttaataaagatggaccaattaaaaaagagttatagcatttatgactccctaaattggagtttaaattttatagagagctcctaaaataactcttatgtgtttttagctaaaatttaactaaaaaatagagagg of Prunus dulcis chromosome 4, ALMONDv2, whole genome shotgun sequence contains these proteins:
- the LOC117624650 gene encoding L-type lectin-domain containing receptor kinase IX.1-like; translated protein: MVVLLLLLLFHLAPCATSLNFNFSTFPNGINTLSLEGDAFVDGDFLRLTKSAADQVQGQSVGRATYSQPFLLRDNATGKLADFTTNFTFAIDSLDKAPYADGLAFFLASNGSVLNSTIGRGGSLGLPVINPEKNESTNLYPFVAVEFDIFHNARTSIDDPAGDHVGIDVNSVKSKVTRAWNGSITQGRLNNAWIRYDSGSKNLSVTFTTYENGVRVRRYFDYMVDVNDILQGWVIVGFSAATGARTALHKINSWSFNSTSLIYENAKNNTPVAPEPTPNVEPKSGNGINIGLVVGLVVGGCVLLVGGFYLAWFIFWKKGGTGESSDNDEDPMVNDPIDDEFEKGTGPKKFSYKILAQSTNDFDEGEKLGEGGFGGVYRGFVKDLNSYVAVKRVSSGSRQGLKEYAAEVRIISRLRHRNLVQLIGWCHEKRELLLVYEFMSNGSLDSHLFKGKSLLGWEARYRIAQGLASGLFYLHEEWEQCVLHRDIKSSNIMLDSNFNAKLGDFGLARLVDHGKQSHTTVLAGTMGYMAPECVTTGTASKETDVYSFGVVALEIACGRKPVDHKWGTNKINMVEWVWELYGQGKVIEAADPKLCGDFDEKQIECLLIVGLWCAHPDYKIRPSTQQIIQVLSLEVAPPILPSKMPVASYFSPPVSFKIFSGDVTGSERGQTESLSNGYNTNSSQFISSSASNSSPSA